ACCATCCGGAAGTGCGCCAGGCCGATATTGATGCGGCGACGCAATACGGTGCAGCGTATCCGATGGGAGCGCGTATGATGAGCGGACAGACGACTGCACATGAGGAACTGGAGCGTGAACTGGCTGAATTTGTAATGAAGGAATCGGCTTACCTGCTGAATTTCGGGTACCAGGGTATGGTGTCGACTATTGACGCTTTGGTGACCAAGAATGATATTATTGTGTATGATGTGGACTCGCATGCGTGCATTATAGACGGTGTCCGTCTTCACATGGGCAAGCGTTTTACGTACCGCCACAACGATGTGGAGAGTATGGAGAAAAACCTGCAGCGTGCTACGAAAATGGCCGAAGAGACCGGAGGCGGCATCCTTTTTATTACGGAAGGTGTTTTCGGGATGCGTGGGCAGCAGGGAAAATTGAAAGAAATTGTTGAATTTAAGAAGAAATATAATTTCCGTCTGCTTGTTGATGATGCACATGGTTTTGGTACTTTGGGCAAGACCGGTGCCGGAGCAGGTGAGGAGCAGGGCGTGCAGGACGGGATTGATGTGTACTTTTCGACTTTCGCCAAATCGATGGCGAATATCGGGGCATTCGTTGCTGCAGATAAGGCAATTATCGATTACCTGAAATACAATTTGCGTTCACAGATGTTTGCGAAGGCGCTGCCGATGATACAGACGATCGGTTCTTTGAAAAGGCTTCGTATGTTGCGTACCATGCCGGAACTGAAGGACAAGCTTTGGGAGAACGTAAATGCGTTGCAGAACGGTTTGAAGGAAAGGGGCTTTGATATTGGTGATACGAATACCTGTGTAACGCCTGTGTATCTGAACGGAAGTATTCCTGAAGCGATGATGCTGGTGAATGATTTGCGTGAGAACTACCATATTTTCCTTTCAATCGTTGTTTATCCGGTAATCCCGAAAGGTATTATTTTGTTGAGGATGATCCCTACGTCTTCTCATACCTTGCGTGATATCACGGAAACCCTTGATGCTTTTGAAGCTGTAAGAGAGAAATTGACTAATGGTACTTATTTGAAACTGGCGGGTGAAAGGACTGTGGATGTTTCGTAAATTAGAAAATGTGATAATTAGACATACATTTAGGAATAAAAAAAAAACCGTCGGCATATCGGCGGTTTTTTTTATTTTAAGGAAATTTTCTAATTTATTTTCCCTAAATTTATAAGTAATCAAAAAATTCACATAATGAAAAAGATTTTATTCGCAGCAGTTTTGTTGGCCATTGTCAGCTGTAAAAAAGAAGAAAAAGTCATTGAAGAAATTACACCGTTGCCTGTTCCTGAAGAAGCCGTGTCAAATACGGAATGCTTTCAGGCAGTGTTAAAAAAAGACACGATCACCTTAAGCATTGATTACAAGGGAAGTGAGGTGCCATCCGGAAAACTGACGTATAATTTTTTTGAAAAGGACAAAAGCGACGGCTCCATCAGCGGGAAAATGCAGGGCGATACGCTATTTGCCAATTATATTTTTTCAGCTGAAGGACAAACCTCACAGCGTGAAGTGGCTTTCCTGAAAAAAGGCGACACGTTGACCGAAGGTTACGGTGACATCACCGATGACGGAAAA
This genomic stretch from Flavobacterium pallidum harbors:
- a CDS encoding aminotransferase class I/II-fold pyridoxal phosphate-dependent enzyme — translated: MVKDLFERIQDNKGPLGKWASQAEGYYVFPKLEGELGPRMQFHGKEILNWSINDYLGLANHPEVRQADIDAATQYGAAYPMGARMMSGQTTAHEELERELAEFVMKESAYLLNFGYQGMVSTIDALVTKNDIIVYDVDSHACIIDGVRLHMGKRFTYRHNDVESMEKNLQRATKMAEETGGGILFITEGVFGMRGQQGKLKEIVEFKKKYNFRLLVDDAHGFGTLGKTGAGAGEEQGVQDGIDVYFSTFAKSMANIGAFVAADKAIIDYLKYNLRSQMFAKALPMIQTIGSLKRLRMLRTMPELKDKLWENVNALQNGLKERGFDIGDTNTCVTPVYLNGSIPEAMMLVNDLRENYHIFLSIVVYPVIPKGIILLRMIPTSSHTLRDITETLDAFEAVREKLTNGTYLKLAGERTVDVS